Proteins from a single region of Nerophis ophidion isolate RoL-2023_Sa linkage group LG10, RoL_Noph_v1.0, whole genome shotgun sequence:
- the snapc2 gene encoding snRNA-activating protein complex subunit 2 isoform X3, whose product MFTIQSVVESLQNKVISSACSQMKAKMSAMKKMGSPIEIWTRLASAVCGSIKKPISSAFSQMLTVASTEPRTLQNCDPPQLHTALRTDCPVGRTVPLTPVLSSVKAEVVFKTRAAAKGPEHDPPFATTSPCQVSVTQDPSSSHTPIVPLVASPVSAARPITSHVSSSASSSFNFSSTSVLPSQHAKGAVMKTHFSHTSKYITIDSSRVLGVNFVVDFERIYNYLSTIHQPDCKYELTPMESAIVLDLLMSLPEELPLLDCKKLHSYLIQVYDNLSNPASSKQVKEMLRELKTRQQRSTQPEPQQECSGTSSPNESSGSNGLMTDVKHTEHCPPLNPLMIPLDLLKRV is encoded by the exons atgtttacg ATCCAGTCTGTGGTGGAAAGTCTTCAGAACAAAGTGATCTCCTCAGCTTGCTCCCAGATGAAGGCGAAGATGTCGGCAATGAAGAAGATGGGGTCGCCCATCGAGATTTGGACCCGCTTGGCCTCTGCTGTGTGTGGAAGCATCAAAAAGCCCATTTCTTCCGCTTTCTCTCAG ATGTTAACTGTGGCGTCCACAGAACCTCGCACTCTCCAGAACTGTGACCCACCCCAGCTTCACACAGCACTGCGCACTGATTGTCCTGTTGGACGGACCGTCCCTTTAACACCTGTACTTTCATCTGTCAAAG CCGAGGTGGTTTTCAAGACTCGGGCTGCAGCCAAAGGACCAGAGCATGATCCGCCCTTCGCGACCACGTCCCCCTGCCAAGTGTCTGTTACTCAGGACCCAAGTTCCTCTCACACCCCCATCGTTCCTCTTGTAGCTTCACCTGTTTCTGCTGCAAGGCCCATCACTTCCCATGTTAGTTCCTCAGCTTCATCTTCTTTCAACTTTTCCTCCACAAGCGTCTTACCCTCTCAACACGCCAAGGGCGCTGTGATGAAGACCCACTTCAGTCACACCAGCAAATACATCACCATAGATTCTTCCAGAGTCCTGGGTGTTAATTTTGTGGTGGACTTTGAGAGGATCTACAACTACTTGAGCACCATCCACCAGCCAGACTGCAAGTATGAGCTCACACCCATGG AGAGCGCCATCGTCTTGGACCTTCTCATGTCCCTACCAGAGGAGCTCCCCCTGCTGGACTGCAAAAAACTGCACAGTTATCTAATCCAG GTGTACGACAACCTCTCAAACCCTGCCAGTTCCAAGCAGGTCAAAGAAATGTTACGAGAGCTAAAGACACGCCAGCAAAGAAGCACACAGCCAGAGCCTCAGCAGGAGTGCAGTGGGACATCCAGCCCAAATGAATCATCAGGGAGTAACGGACTAATGACAGATGTAAAGCACACTGAACACTGTCCTCCTCTCAACCCTTTAATGATTCCACTGGACTTGCTAAAACGCGTGTAG